The following are encoded in a window of Peromyscus maniculatus bairdii isolate BWxNUB_F1_BW_parent chromosome X, HU_Pman_BW_mat_3.1, whole genome shotgun sequence genomic DNA:
- the LOC102909762 gene encoding olfactory receptor 10K1-like produces MEPLKKNHTLSSEFILLGFGDLAELQILFFGLFLIMHLITLAGHTIIVLITLIDTCLQTPMYFFLRNLSAIEICYILVIVPNMLANFMSKNQRMPVLGCALQMHLFIALGGAECFLLAAMAYDRFVAICNPLRYTLIITRALCLQMLALACISGFTLSLTLTTLIFLLPFCQSHVINHFFCDIPAVLFLACSDTRANEIAVFLVCMLILLIPFLLILFSYGFIIAAILRIHSAEGRSKAFSTCAGHLLVSIMHYGCAIFIYIRPKSCYTPEQDKIVSLIYTNVTPMLYPMIYSLRNKEVKGALRRLLVSHN; encoded by the coding sequence ATGGAACCATTGAAGAAAAACCACACCTTAAGCTCTGAATTTATTCTCTTAGGCTTTGGGGACCTGGCTGAACTACAGATTCTCTTTTTTGGACTCTTTCTAATTATGCATCTCATCACCCTAGCAGGCCATACAATTATTGTGCTCATCACCCTCATTGATACCTGCCTTCAGACacccatgtatttcttccttaGGAACCTATCTGCCATTGAAATTTGCTACATATTAGTTATTGTCCCTAACATGCTGGCCAATTTCATGTCCAAAAACCAGCGAATGCCAGTCCTTGGATGTGCTCTACAAATGCACCTCTTCATTGCCCTGGGTGGAGCAGAGTGTTTCCTCCTTGCTGCAATGGCCTATGACCGTTTTGTGGCCATCTGCAACCCCCTGCGTTACACACTCATTATCACCAGGGCACTCTGTCTGCAGATGTTGGCTCTGGCATGCATCAGTGGTTTTACACTTTCACTTACCCTTACCACGCTGATATTCCTCCTGCCCTTCTGTCAGTCCCATGTCATCAACCATTTCTTCTGTGACATTCCTGCTGTTCTATTCTTAGCCTGCTCTGACACACGGGCCAATGAGATTGCAGTGTTCCTTGTTTGCATGCTGATTCTGTTGATACCCTTCTTGTTGATCCTGTTTTCCTATGGATTCATTATTGCTGCCATCCTCAGAATTCATTCAGCAGAAGGCAGGAGCAAAGCTTTCTCCACCTGTGCTGGCCACCTGTTGGTCTCTATTATGCACTATGGCTGTGCAATATTCATCTACATTCGTCCCAAGTCCTGCTACACCCCAGAACAGGATAAAATTGTATCCttaatctataccaatgtaaccCCAATGCTCTACCCTATGATCTATAGCTTGAGGAACAAGGAAGTCAAAGGTGCCCTCAGGAGACTCCTGGTGAGCCACAACTGA